The following are encoded in a window of Gossypium raimondii isolate GPD5lz chromosome 13, ASM2569854v1, whole genome shotgun sequence genomic DNA:
- the LOC105785370 gene encoding 30S ribosomal protein S31, mitochondrial, translated as MAMIQWCGTVARRVVMKQWPPLSSASPIEVMASPRAPTLCGRGDKKTKKGKRFKGSYGNARPKKEKKIERIKDKVEVPRSTPWPLPFKLI; from the coding sequence ATGGCGATGATTCAGTGGTGCGGCACTGTAGCAAGGAGAGTGGTGATGAAGCAGTGGCCTCCTCTATCATCGGCTTCGCCGATTGAAGTAATGGCGTCGCCGCGGGCCCCGACCCTTTGCGGCCGAGGTGACAAGAAGACGAAGAAAGGGAAGAGATTCAAAGGATCGTACGGGAACGCCAGACccaagaaggagaagaagattGAACGTATCAAAGACAAGGTCGAAGTTCCCAGGTCCACCCCTTGGCCTCTCCCCTTCAAGCTCATCtga